The following DNA comes from Diorhabda carinulata isolate Delta chromosome 3, icDioCari1.1, whole genome shotgun sequence.
TATTCAAATAGAGCGGGATATGAAACAACTGATCCGAAGAAAAGTGCattcattttattcacaaaaaaagtaTAACTACATTGGATAGGTATATCTACTTTTAGTATACATTCATAACAACGAAACTTTACAAAACATTATAAAGATGCTATTACCTAATTGTTGGAgaagaaattaattgaaaatattagaaaattataataataacaagaGATGACAATAGTTCTGTTTAGATAAATCATTAAAGAATGGAAAgcattttctaaaaaaagttgACAAGATAAAATGGTTTCATAAGCCACTTGGCATTTATAGAAGGTTTTCAAAAAGTTCTCAACAATTGGGGCTTGTTTCTTTCAACTTTATGAAAGAATATTGGTTTAAAAGCTTTCAAGATTTCAAGATTGTgcagaaattgaaataaaataataattaaaaaaaaacaaaaacccgCCTGCATGGATAACTACTattaaaaatcaactgaaaatactgaaacaagataaaaattcaatgataaggtattttaaaaaactaatgatTAGGTACTTAAAACCATAAACCATAATAATTTATCTTAGCATTCAATTTCATACCTCCGACTGCAATTCTGCTTATAATGTTGCAAAAAAGTGTACAATATGCGGGTAAATTGGTTTGGTAgtgtttcaatttatgtttctggTTTTAAGTAGCTAatcattagttttttaaaataacttatcattgaattttcatcttgtttcagtattttcagttgatttttaatAGTAGTTATCCATGCAGGcgggtttttgtttttttttaattattattttatttatgtctttttagTTAAGATTACGTAACCGGATTAATTCCTTAAATGAGTTTATGTCATGTGGTTGATTAAGCAATTTGTTAGGGTCAAGAGAACTAATAGCAAGTCCGGAGACAGTCTTCACTCTGCTCAAAGCAACGTAAGCTTGACcatttgcaaataattttctaCTTAAATCTACAACTGCTCGGTCTAAAGTTGTGCCCTGTAATGTATGTACCGTCACTGCCCAGCATAAAATTAAGGGAAGCATTCGTCGCTCGATCTTGTCTTTACCACGTAAAGCATCAAATTCTGTAGCACATGGCTCTATCCGGAATCCAATACCAGGTCGGTTCCCTGTTATATTTGGGTCATCGAACTCCACAAATACTGCTTGTGGCAGTTCTCCCGGCTCCAACTGCTCTCTGCGTAGTGCTGGCCAATCTATTCGTCGGATAACACCTATAGCACCGTTAACCAGCCCATGGTTAACATTGATATTCCGTCTTAGCATGGCTCGAGAGCCTACACCTAATTTGAGTTGGTTTGGTATACCACCTGTTTCATTGGGATCTTCAGGTAAGTATTCCTCTCGTGGTTTTTGACCATATGTTTTAGGATCCAATAAGATGTCTACAGAATTAACGGTGTATACTTTTGTGagcttttctaacttttctgtCATAGTCGCGCTATATGCATCAAACAGTCTAATTGTTGGGAAAATTCTGACAGCTTCTCCATCGTCAAATGGCCCTATCAAAGGTACTCTGCGGTTTTCTATGATAGATAACTGCTGCATTGTAAGTTCTCCAACGCGAAGACTGTTCCTGGCAGTCgggtaataaaataaatatcgtATGGGTCGCTAAATCGTTAAATAAGCTGAAGCACAAATTGATATTGAatatctcttaatttttttgtactttgaaTAAGcctatttgtaattttataagtTCTCAATACAAATTAGCAAAAACGTTTACGAATATAGACCTCAATGGAATAACAGAACTGGGTATTTAGTAGCGACAAAAGATAGCAAAATGGTACCGAATATTGTATAAGAAGAAATAGGTAAAATTATCACGGTAGTTGCTTGTTGGTTGCGTAGGAACTGCCCTTCTCACTGCATACGTGCTCAAGAGAAATGACAGAAAAGCAGAATACGATATATTACctgagataaaaatattttgttcgaATTTGCTGAAGAACATAACATAATTTGATGTGTCTACCTATTCACACAACACACTATCTGCAACCTCAAAACAAAgcgttttcaaataattgaagacattttttatgataatgcagctcaatagaaaaatatctattatgtGAAATCTAATAATACATTATCTGGATTCAAGGTATTAAAGATTTTACCATTCAATCTTACAGAAAATCTAGAATAAGCTTATCTCAATAAAAAGAGAAACAAATTAGGAAGGAATAGTGACCCTCCGTTACCTAGTTGTATCACAAACAAATATAGTCAAGATCAGTCATCAACTTCAGCAGGTTTGAAAAGTAATTCGCTGAAAAATACGCTCTTTAGTAATAGTTCGCCGATGGTTATCACTAACAAAAATCATCACGATCAAGCGATTACTTCTCTACCTTCGTGAAATAATTCCCAGCATATACACTTCAATAAGTCACCTTTTCTCAGTCCTAAAACAATTGGTGGACTGTTCCAGCTGTTATACAGCTAGAAATAATCAGAAAAATGCTATAAGGCCTTCAAAAGAAAAGCTAGAAAGGGTGAAATATATCgagataacaacaaaaaataaagttaaaggaacaaataaaaaaaaatcaaagccAAAAGGAAACGAAAGAGGAGCAGAACACAGTCCGGCAGTTCCGAAGAGATAATATTCCAAGAAAAACGTTGGACTAGATCCAATATATGCAGCCAGTAGTTTGAAAAAGA
Coding sequences within:
- the LOC130891780 gene encoding ATP-dependent DNA helicase PIF1-like, encoding MQQLSIIENRRVPLIGPFDDGEAVRIFPTIRLFDAYSATMTEKLEKLTKVYTVNSVDILLDPKTYGQKPREEYLPEDPNETGGIPNQLKLGVGSRAMLRRNINVNHGLVNGAIGVIRRIDWPALRREQLEPGELPQAVFVEFDDPNITGNRPGIGFRIEPCATEFDALRGKDKIERRMLPLILCWAVTVHTLQGTTLDRAVVDLSRKLFANGQAYVALSRVKTVSGLAISSLDPNKLLNQPHDINSFKELIRLRNLN